Proteins encoded by one window of Polaribacter haliotis:
- a CDS encoding glutamine synthetase beta-grasp domain-containing protein has translation MAKIKLEYIWLDGYFPTQNMRSKTKVEEHENFQGTIEELGMWSFDGSSTRQASGGASDCLLKPVAIYPDPARINGYLVMTEVLNADGTPHVSNGRATIEDEDDDFWFGFEQEYFIMDTKTQLPLGFPIGGYPAPQGMYYCSVGGKNTHGRLIVEKHADLCIDAGLNFEGINQEVASGQWEFQLFAKGAKKAGDEIWIARYLLDRLTEQHGYYIDYHPKPLGKDMDWNGSGMHANFSNTVLRTCGSKETYEKICEAFRPVVKEHIAVYGEFNDQRLTGDHETASIHDFSYGVSDRGASIRIPIITVEKGWKGWLEDRRPASNGDPYKIAGRIIKTVKSANIS, from the coding sequence ATGGCAAAAATTAAATTAGAATACATTTGGTTAGATGGATATTTTCCAACTCAAAACATGAGAAGTAAAACCAAAGTTGAAGAACATGAAAATTTTCAAGGAACTATCGAAGAATTAGGTATGTGGTCTTTTGATGGATCGTCTACAAGACAAGCTTCAGGAGGCGCTTCTGACTGTTTACTAAAACCTGTTGCAATCTATCCAGATCCTGCAAGAATTAATGGTTATTTAGTAATGACAGAAGTTTTAAATGCAGATGGAACTCCACACGTTTCTAACGGTAGAGCAACAATTGAAGATGAAGATGATGATTTCTGGTTTGGTTTTGAGCAAGAGTATTTTATTATGGATACTAAAACACAATTACCTTTAGGTTTCCCTATTGGTGGTTATCCTGCACCACAAGGAATGTATTACTGTTCTGTTGGTGGAAAAAATACGCATGGTAGATTAATTGTTGAAAAACATGCTGATTTATGTATTGATGCTGGATTAAATTTTGAAGGAATTAACCAAGAAGTTGCTTCAGGACAATGGGAATTTCAATTATTTGCAAAAGGTGCTAAAAAAGCCGGTGATGAAATTTGGATTGCACGTTATTTATTAGATAGATTAACTGAACAACATGGTTACTATATAGATTATCACCCTAAACCATTAGGAAAAGATATGGACTGGAATGGTTCTGGTATGCATGCAAACTTCTCTAACACTGTTTTAAGAACTTGTGGTTCTAAAGAAACTTATGAGAAAATTTGTGAAGCATTTAGACCTGTTGTAAAAGAACATATTGCTGTTTATGGTGAATTTAACGACCAACGTTTAACTGGAGATCACGAAACTGCATCTATCCACGATTTCTCTTATGGAGTTTCAGATAGAGGAGCTTCTATTAGAATTCCTATTATTACTGTAGAGAAAGGTTGGAAAGGTTGGTTAGAAGACAGAAGACCTGCTTCAAATGGAGATCCATATAAAATTGCTGGTAGAATTATTAAGACTGTAAAGTCTGCTAATATTAGCTAA
- a CDS encoding calcium/sodium antiporter translates to MSIFYVIIGLILLVVGGEFLVRSSISLSFKLNISKMVIGMTVVSFATSAPELLVSLQAALDGSPAISINNVIGSNIANIGLVLGITAIIGPIAVNKDFYKFNWPVMMLFSLMLYYFLYNDNVLTFMEGLILLAALSVFLIVLIRRARKEEVSLDEVDDALAEIGYGKIFIWLLIGGAALYFGSDLLVVGAKDIAQNMGVSEGVISITMIAIGTSVPELAASVIAAIKGEKAISLGNLIGSNIFNIASVLGVTALIKEIPVTEAQILSRDIFWMLGFAGILLPLVFMPKKFILSRFKGVFLFFGYGLFIYLIFKTTV, encoded by the coding sequence ATGAGTATTTTTTATGTGATAATAGGGTTGATTTTGTTGGTTGTTGGAGGCGAGTTTTTGGTAAGATCTTCAATAAGCTTATCATTTAAATTGAACATTTCTAAAATGGTTATTGGTATGACTGTAGTTTCTTTTGCTACATCTGCTCCAGAACTTTTAGTAAGCTTACAAGCTGCTTTAGATGGTTCTCCTGCAATTTCTATAAATAATGTTATAGGTTCAAATATTGCCAATATTGGGTTGGTTTTAGGAATTACTGCGATTATTGGTCCCATTGCAGTTAATAAAGACTTTTATAAGTTTAATTGGCCTGTAATGATGTTGTTTTCATTAATGCTCTATTACTTTTTATATAATGATAATGTTTTAACTTTTATGGAAGGCCTTATTCTTTTGGCGGCTTTATCTGTTTTTTTGATTGTTTTAATTCGAAGAGCAAGAAAAGAAGAGGTTTCTTTAGATGAAGTAGATGATGCTCTAGCTGAAATAGGTTATGGGAAAATATTTATTTGGTTATTAATTGGTGGTGCTGCATTGTATTTTGGTTCGGATTTGTTAGTGGTTGGCGCAAAAGATATTGCGCAAAATATGGGAGTTAGTGAAGGTGTAATTTCAATTACTATGATTGCTATTGGTACAAGTGTACCAGAATTAGCAGCATCTGTAATTGCAGCTATAAAAGGTGAAAAGGCAATTTCTTTAGGGAATTTAATAGGTTCTAATATTTTTAATATTGCATCTGTTTTAGGGGTAACAGCTTTAATAAAAGAAATTCCAGTAACAGAAGCACAAATATTATCTAGAGATATCTTTTGGATGTTAGGTTTTGCAGGAATATTACTTCCTTTGGTTTTTATGCCAAAGAAATTCATTTTAAGTAGATTTAAAGGAGTTTTTCTGTTTTTTGGATATGGACTATTTATTTACCTAATTTTTAAAACTACAGTTTAA
- a CDS encoding SsrA-binding protein, whose product MKKQFFKILSKINKAILPSFTKKGLDISKATKLQLAIIGWKAFVTKNSLN is encoded by the coding sequence ATGAAAAAACAATTTTTTAAAATTCTTTCCAAGATTAATAAAGCTATCTTACCCTCATTCACTAAGAAAGGTTTAGATATTTCTAAAGCTACTAAGTTACAACTAGCTATAATTGGCTGGAAAGCTTTTGTAACAAAGAATTCACTTAACTAA
- a CDS encoding putative signal transducing protein — protein MKDEHITIFSGSSIIVKGLQIRLEDNNIKYLIKDRVESARLGGFGEHRTAIELLVSNNDKEKAQPIVDAYKVEINS, from the coding sequence ATGAAAGACGAACACATTACTATATTTTCTGGATCTTCGATTATAGTTAAAGGACTTCAAATAAGGTTAGAAGATAATAATATAAAGTACCTTATTAAAGATAGGGTTGAGTCTGCAAGACTAGGAGGTTTTGGAGAACACAGAACTGCCATTGAATTATTAGTATCGAATAATGATAAAGAAAAAGCGCAACCGATTGTAGATGCTTACAAAGTAGAAATAAATTCATAA
- a CDS encoding helix-turn-helix domain-containing protein — MKIYNSLGTLFLDYRKFYNLSQTTFANKVNVDLRTIQRWEKDLTLVKSEKEEDIVLATLMPYQLIHNLNGAIPIPTYYDFNTRKYALSKQSNELPKLSWYLDQIDLVSENVRTIDFDYDIKYLEQFIDTQKKDASYVNTDLIKKAVQILPELNFISVGKSGYYAGHCLVLPIKESIYKKLKSREISNKDLRAKDLVLIESQETPVFYRYDITGDSNESIFYIMSRFFRFFKKLKTTYLMCGYTERDDNYELNKQIGLKIIWEDILLQKELNLKYPPRFFEGNFKEFLSK; from the coding sequence ATGAAAATATACAATTCTTTAGGAACTCTTTTTTTAGATTATCGTAAGTTTTATAATTTGTCGCAAACAACTTTTGCAAATAAAGTAAACGTAGATTTAAGAACAATTCAACGTTGGGAAAAAGATTTAACTTTAGTAAAATCCGAAAAAGAAGAAGATATAGTTTTGGCAACTTTAATGCCATATCAATTAATTCATAATTTAAATGGTGCTATACCAATTCCAACTTATTACGATTTTAATACTAGAAAATATGCACTATCTAAACAGTCTAATGAATTACCAAAACTAAGTTGGTATTTAGATCAAATAGATTTAGTTTCAGAAAATGTAAGAACCATAGATTTTGATTATGATATAAAATATTTGGAACAATTTATAGACACTCAGAAAAAAGATGCTTCATACGTAAATACAGATTTAATTAAAAAAGCAGTTCAGATTCTGCCAGAATTAAATTTTATCTCAGTTGGTAAATCTGGTTATTATGCTGGACATTGTTTGGTTTTACCAATTAAAGAGTCTATTTATAAGAAATTAAAAAGTAGAGAGATTTCTAATAAAGATTTAAGGGCTAAAGATTTAGTATTAATTGAATCACAAGAAACTCCTGTATTTTATAGATATGATATTACAGGAGATTCTAACGAATCTATTTTTTATATAATGAGTAGATTTTTTCGGTTTTTTAAAAAATTGAAAACAACTTATTTAATGTGTGGTTACACAGAAAGAGATGATAATTATGAATTAAATAAACAAATTGGTTTAAAAATTATTTGGGAAGACATTCTGTTGCAAAAAGAATTAAATTTAAAATATCCACCCCGTTTTTTCGAAGGGAATTTTAAAGAATTTTTATCAAAATAG
- a CDS encoding PID-CTERM protein-sorting domain-containing protein, with protein MSIKNIIIVILLLLPFIGFAQVVPPPMPPPPPPGLPIDGFSGVLLALGAVYGIRKKYKDSSS; from the coding sequence ATGAGTATAAAAAATATAATAATAGTAATTTTATTACTGCTTCCTTTTATAGGTTTTGCACAGGTTGTGCCACCACCAATGCCACCACCACCACCACCAGGTTTGCCAATTGATGGTTTTTCTGGGGTTTTACTTGCATTAGGAGCTGTTTACGGAATTAGAAAAAAATATAAAGATAGTAGTAGTTAG
- a CDS encoding ATP-dependent Clp protease adaptor ClpS, with protein MSTKEKIQEEVDVIEQETFQHEIVLHNDDVNTFDHVIDSLIDVCEHTLVQAEQCATIVHYKGKCTVKSGEYKDLEPRCSKLLQLGLSAELV; from the coding sequence ATGAGTACAAAAGAAAAAATTCAGGAAGAAGTAGATGTTATAGAACAAGAAACATTTCAACATGAAATCGTCTTACATAACGATGATGTAAATACGTTCGATCATGTAATAGATTCTTTGATAGATGTTTGTGAACATACTTTAGTACAAGCAGAACAATGTGCAACTATAGTACACTATAAAGGAAAATGTACTGTAAAGTCTGGAGAATATAAAGATTTAGAGCCAAGATGCTCTAAATTATTGCAATTAGGTTTATCTGCAGAATTGGTATAG
- the prmA gene encoding 50S ribosomal protein L11 methyltransferase — translation MDNIYIEYNFTVNPKEPATEILIAELGNVGFESFVETDTGVTAYIQKTDWHAEILASIFVLNSEEFSIEFNKNEVEQTNWNAEWEKNFEAIQVDDLVSIRAPFHENPNLKYDIVIEPKMSFGTGHHETTHMMIQHLLQLELKDKKVLDMGCGTGILAIFAEMRGAKPLDAIDIDNWCYENSLENVERNNCSNICVYEGDSSLLINKKYDVIIANINRNILLMDITIYTNCLNDKGILLLSGFYQEDIPIIDAEVSKYGLNLDTFIERNNWVALKYIKE, via the coding sequence ATGGACAATATATATATAGAGTACAATTTTACAGTAAATCCGAAAGAACCTGCTACTGAAATTTTAATTGCAGAATTAGGGAATGTAGGTTTCGAAAGTTTTGTGGAAACAGATACTGGAGTTACTGCATACATTCAAAAAACGGATTGGCATGCAGAAATTTTAGCATCTATTTTTGTGTTGAATTCAGAGGAGTTTTCTATAGAATTCAATAAAAATGAAGTGGAACAAACTAATTGGAATGCAGAATGGGAAAAGAATTTTGAAGCAATTCAGGTTGACGATTTGGTAAGTATTCGTGCTCCTTTTCATGAGAATCCTAATTTAAAATACGATATTGTAATTGAGCCAAAAATGAGTTTTGGAACAGGACATCATGAAACTACTCACATGATGATTCAGCATTTATTACAGTTAGAATTAAAAGATAAAAAAGTATTAGATATGGGTTGTGGAACTGGAATTTTAGCAATTTTTGCTGAAATGAGGGGAGCAAAACCTTTAGATGCTATAGATATTGATAATTGGTGTTACGAAAACTCATTAGAAAATGTCGAACGTAATAATTGTAGTAACATTTGCGTTTATGAAGGAGATTCTTCTTTGTTAATCAATAAAAAATATGATGTTATTATAGCAAACATCAATAGAAATATTTTGTTGATGGATATAACGATTTATACAAACTGTTTAAATGATAAAGGAATTTTGTTGTTGAGTGGTTTTTATCAAGAAGATATTCCTATTATAGATGCAGAAGTTTCTAAATACGGTTTAAATTTAGACACATTTATAGAGCGTAATAATTGGGTTGCGTTAAAATACATAAAAGAGTAA
- the tpiA gene encoding triose-phosphate isomerase, producing MRTKIVAGNWKMNNDKEQSNKLIKSLKKSIKKMSLKNTRVIVSPTFVNLSSAVKKAKKSKIEVVAQNMHQATNGAYTGEISGDMLKAIGVETVILGHSERRTYFGETDEKLAEKVNTVLEKGMETIFCFGELLEDRKSDNHFAVVESQLKNALFHLEAKDWKSIILAYEPVWAIGTGETASPEQAQEMHAFIRSIIEKKYNEKVADKVSILYGGSVKPTNAEEIFSKPDVDGGLIGGAALHVDDFTAIIAAI from the coding sequence ATGAGAACTAAGATTGTAGCAGGAAACTGGAAGATGAATAATGATAAAGAGCAAAGTAATAAATTGATTAAAAGTTTAAAAAAATCAATTAAAAAAATGTCTCTTAAAAATACAAGAGTAATTGTATCGCCAACATTTGTAAACCTTTCATCTGCAGTTAAAAAAGCAAAAAAATCTAAAATTGAAGTGGTTGCACAAAATATGCATCAAGCTACTAATGGAGCTTATACTGGAGAGATTTCTGGAGATATGTTAAAAGCAATTGGTGTAGAAACTGTTATTTTAGGACACTCAGAAAGAAGAACTTATTTTGGAGAAACAGACGAGAAATTAGCAGAAAAAGTAAATACAGTTTTAGAAAAAGGAATGGAAACAATTTTCTGTTTTGGAGAATTGTTAGAAGATAGAAAATCAGACAATCATTTTGCAGTGGTAGAAAGTCAACTTAAAAATGCATTATTTCATTTAGAAGCGAAAGATTGGAAAAGCATTATTTTAGCTTACGAACCAGTTTGGGCAATTGGAACAGGAGAAACTGCAAGTCCAGAACAAGCACAAGAAATGCACGCTTTTATTAGAAGTATTATCGAGAAAAAATATAACGAAAAAGTAGCAGACAAAGTTTCTATATTATATGGCGGAAGTGTAAAGCCAACAAATGCTGAAGAGATTTTCTCTAAGCCAGATGTAGATGGAGGTTTAATTGGTGGAGCTGCTTTACATGTAGATGATTTTACAGCAATTATTGCAGCTATTTAG
- a CDS encoding TlpA family protein disulfide reductase, whose translation MKKIVLIFIILVTSCTFEKPTKFSEIALNDKAYSLSDKQISIEEILDKYKGKKILIDVWASWCGDCIKGLPSVKNLQKEYPEVVFLFLSIDKSKRAWKNGITRFNIKGEHYNLPKGMKDGEFVNFLNLGWIPRYLVIDEQGKIKLFKATNAADLDIIEALK comes from the coding sequence ATGAAAAAAATAGTTCTAATATTTATAATTTTAGTAACCAGTTGTACTTTCGAAAAACCTACGAAATTTTCTGAAATAGCGTTAAACGACAAAGCATATTCTTTATCTGACAAACAAATTTCTATTGAAGAAATCCTTGATAAATATAAAGGCAAAAAGATTTTAATTGATGTTTGGGCTTCTTGGTGTGGAGATTGTATAAAGGGATTACCAAGTGTTAAGAATCTTCAAAAAGAATATCCAGAGGTAGTTTTTTTATTTTTGTCAATAGATAAAAGTAAAAGAGCGTGGAAAAACGGAATTACAAGGTTTAATATAAAAGGAGAACATTATAACTTACCAAAAGGGATGAAAGATGGCGAATTCGTAAATTTTTTAAACTTAGGTTGGATTCCCAGATATTTAGTAATTGACGAACAAGGAAAAATTAAACTTTTTAAAGCGACAAATGCTGCAGATTTAGACATTATAGAAGCTCTAAAATAA
- the pyrF gene encoding orotidine-5'-phosphate decarboxylase, with translation MTTQELVAQIKKKKSFLCIGLDVDLDKIPPHLLKEEDPVFAFNKAIIDATHHLCVSYKPNTAFYEAYGLKGWKSLEKTINYLNENYPGIFTIADAKRGDIGNTSTMYAKAFFEDLAFDSVTVAPYMGKDSVEPFLAFEDKHTIMLALTSNEGAFDFQTKQINDKELYKHVLETSKSWKNFENLMYVVGATKAEYFTEIRKIVPNSFLLVPGVGAQGGNLQDVCKYGLSENIGLLINSSRGIIYASNKTDFAEAAAKKALELQVQMADILS, from the coding sequence ATGACCACACAAGAATTAGTAGCTCAGATTAAAAAGAAGAAATCTTTTTTATGCATTGGTTTAGATGTAGATTTAGATAAAATTCCACCTCACTTATTAAAAGAGGAAGATCCTGTTTTCGCTTTTAACAAAGCGATTATAGATGCAACTCACCATCTTTGTGTTTCTTACAAACCAAATACTGCTTTTTACGAAGCATATGGTTTAAAAGGTTGGAAATCTTTAGAAAAAACTATTAATTATCTAAATGAAAATTATCCAGGAATTTTTACAATTGCAGATGCAAAACGTGGTGATATTGGAAATACCTCAACCATGTATGCAAAAGCTTTTTTCGAAGATTTAGCATTCGATTCTGTAACAGTTGCTCCATATATGGGTAAAGATTCTGTGGAGCCTTTTCTTGCTTTTGAAGATAAACATACCATTATGTTAGCCTTAACTTCTAATGAAGGTGCCTTCGATTTTCAAACAAAACAAATTAATGATAAGGAATTATACAAACATGTTTTAGAAACTTCTAAATCTTGGAAAAATTTTGAAAACTTAATGTATGTTGTTGGCGCTACAAAAGCAGAGTATTTTACTGAAATCCGTAAAATTGTTCCAAATTCATTCTTATTAGTTCCTGGTGTTGGGGCTCAAGGAGGAAATTTACAAGATGTGTGTAAATATGGCTTATCAGAAAATATTGGTTTATTAATAAACTCTTCAAGAGGTATTATTTATGCTTCTAATAAAACTGATTTTGCTGAAGCAGCAGCTAAAAAAGCATTAGAATTACAAGTTCAAATGGCAGATATTTTAAGTTAA
- a CDS encoding ABC transporter substrate-binding protein, which yields MIFKDQINTVFELKKTPKRIISLVPSQTELLVDLGLKDSIVGLTKFCVHPNHFIKTKTIVGGTKTINIDKIKALKPDIILCNKEENTKEIVEICQQIAPTHVSDIYTISDSIEVIKQYGNIFSKEKEAQSLVLKLTVIIEDFNQFIENKPTLKIIYFIWKNPWMIAGNNTFINYLLALNKFENVYKNLSRYPEVALENLKKSDLILLSSEPYPFKENNIKEIEGHSKNAKIILVDGEYFSWYGSRLLKSFDYFKELRNSI from the coding sequence ATGATATTCAAAGACCAAATAAATACTGTTTTTGAATTAAAAAAAACGCCCAAACGAATTATTTCTTTAGTGCCAAGCCAAACTGAATTATTAGTTGATTTAGGTTTGAAAGATTCCATTGTTGGTCTTACTAAATTCTGTGTACATCCTAATCATTTCATAAAAACTAAAACAATTGTTGGTGGTACAAAAACTATAAATATTGATAAAATTAAGGCGTTAAAACCCGATATTATACTTTGTAACAAGGAAGAAAACACCAAAGAAATTGTTGAAATCTGTCAACAAATTGCTCCAACTCATGTTTCAGATATTTACACAATTAGCGATTCTATTGAAGTAATTAAACAATATGGAAATATTTTTTCAAAAGAAAAAGAAGCCCAAAGTTTAGTCTTAAAACTAACTGTAATTATTGAAGATTTTAATCAGTTTATAGAAAACAAACCCACTTTAAAAATTATTTATTTCATTTGGAAAAATCCTTGGATGATTGCTGGAAATAATACATTTATTAATTATTTACTAGCTTTAAATAAATTTGAAAATGTGTATAAAAATCTATCAAGATATCCAGAGGTTGCACTAGAAAATTTAAAAAAATCTGATTTAATTCTACTCTCTTCTGAACCATATCCTTTTAAAGAGAATAATATTAAAGAAATTGAAGGACATTCTAAAAATGCTAAAATTATTTTAGTGGATGGCGAATATTTTTCTTGGTATGGAAGTAGACTCTTAAAATCTTTTGATTATTTTAAAGAATTAAGAAACAGCATATAA
- a CDS encoding DUF4197 domain-containing protein, with protein sequence MIKRILVLFVAINFAGCAELQNVVNNLPNGGGLSQAQIGNGLRQALDNGIKNQVSKLTSQNGFYKNELVKILLPQELQAVDKGLRKIGLGNLADEGIKVLNRAAEDAVKTATPIFVNAVKEISFNDAKNILLGDQNAATSYLKGKTSDNLFASFSPVIDKSFSKVGADKIWNNLITRYNSIPFVSKVNPDLTQYVTEEALKGVFTMIAVEEKGIREKVGLRNTALLRQVFALQDNK encoded by the coding sequence ATGATAAAGAGAATTTTAGTTTTATTCGTAGCAATTAATTTTGCAGGATGTGCAGAGTTACAAAATGTTGTAAATAATTTACCAAATGGTGGAGGTTTAAGTCAAGCTCAAATAGGGAATGGGTTAAGACAAGCTTTGGATAATGGAATTAAAAATCAGGTTTCGAAATTAACCTCTCAAAATGGTTTTTATAAAAACGAGTTGGTTAAAATTTTGTTGCCTCAAGAATTACAAGCTGTAGATAAAGGTTTACGTAAAATTGGTTTAGGCAATTTGGCAGACGAAGGGATTAAGGTGTTAAATAGAGCTGCTGAAGATGCTGTAAAAACAGCAACTCCAATTTTTGTAAATGCTGTAAAAGAAATATCTTTTAATGATGCTAAAAATATTTTATTAGGAGACCAAAATGCCGCAACTTCTTATTTAAAAGGCAAAACTTCAGATAATTTATTTGCAAGTTTTAGCCCAGTTATAGATAAATCTTTTTCTAAAGTTGGTGCAGATAAAATTTGGAACAATTTAATTACTCGTTATAATTCTATTCCTTTTGTTAGTAAAGTAAACCCAGATTTAACGCAATATGTTACAGAAGAAGCTTTAAAAGGAGTTTTTACAATGATAGCAGTAGAAGAAAAAGGAATCCGAGAAAAAGTTGGTTTAAGAAATACAGCTCTTTTAAGACAAGTATTTGCATTGCAAGACAATAAATAA
- a CDS encoding DUF5522 domain-containing protein, with amino-acid sequence MYNKIVPLEEGDFYFNEQGYKVFTERFHLKRGHCCKSGCKHCPYGYDKKTDSFK; translated from the coding sequence ATGTATAATAAAATAGTGCCTTTAGAGGAAGGTGATTTTTACTTTAATGAACAAGGTTACAAAGTTTTTACAGAGAGATTTCACCTAAAAAGAGGGCATTGCTGTAAAAGTGGTTGTAAACATTGTCCTTATGGATATGATAAAAAAACCGATAGTTTTAAATAA